A region of the Oceanihabitans sp. IOP_32 genome:
ACATATAAATTTCTTTATAACAAAATTAATCGTTTATATGCTGCTTTTGTAGGTGTAAACGATTAAAAAAAACACTTAAAACCCTGAAAATCAAAATTTAAAATCAGTTCAACCTTCCTTATAATAAGAATATAAGCTTATTGCTTTATATCGATTTTATAGCATGAAGAACAACAAAGGCGATTATTAAAAACACTTTTAAGGTAGTAAACCCCTTGATATATATCGACAGCAAGAAAAAAATCATGCGTGTAAACTGCAATTATCTTGTAGATTTCACAAATTAAATCAAATACTCATTTGTTGTAAAATCAAAAACACGTCATGATTACAGTTGTATTTTATACTATAAACCAGAGACTTCTTAATATAGAAACAAGATAATTATTAACGCATAATGCCTTGGGCATTTAAATATTTATGGTATTCTCTGGCATTGGCGTTGTGCTGCGATAAGGTTTTTGCAAATTTATGATATCCAATACGTTTGGCATCAGCAGCAAAGTACAAGTATTTATGTGTCTCAAAATTTAAAACGGCATCAATGGCAGAAATATCTGGCATGGCGATTAAACCTGGTGGTAAACCCACGTATTTGTAAGTGTTATAAGGTGAATCTATCGCTTTGTGCACATTTAAAACGCGTTTAATAATTGTACCTTGGTATTGCGGTAGTTTGTAAGCGGCAAATTTAAGTGTGGGATCGGCTTGTAGCGGCATACCAATTCGGATTCTATTCATATAAACCCCTGCAATTCTGGGCTGCTCACTAGGTTGTTTAGATTCTTCATAAACTATAGAAGCTAAAGCCATGACTTCATCCTGAGACAAACCAATGGCCTTGGCCTTGGCTTTTCTAGAGCCGTTCCAAAATCGGTTGTATTCCTTCAACATGCGATTGGTAAATTTTTCTGCAGATGTATTCCAAAAAAACTCGTAGCTATTAGGAATATACAAGCCTAGTGCGGTAGATTCATTAAAACCATTTTCAGCTAAAAAGTCTTTATTCTTCATGGCGTTTAAAAGTGCTATACTATCTGCCTCAATCTGAGCAGCCACTCGACCAGCAAGTTTCTCTAGAGAATCTTGATTGTTAAAAGACAGTTTTATTGGTAAATTCGCACTTCTAATTGAGTTAATAATGTCGTTATTATTCATACCGTTTTTAATAGCATAACGACCCGCCTTAATATGATTGACGTATTTTTTGCGTTTTGCCAAGGCATCAAATTTATCTATATTTTTTAGAAGTGGTTTTAACTGTTCCCGCACATCCGTATACGTATCTGTAGATTTTATATAAATATAGGCGGTTTCGTTATTAAAAGCTGTGTTAGGTTTAAACATAACGGTATAAACATAATAGCCAAAAAAAGCAGCAGCCACTAAACCTATAAACACTAAAGTTAACAGAATTTTTTTTATGTACATTTTATTTATGTATTAACTGAAATAAGTACTCGTTTTTATAAGAACCATTTACATAGTTCCATTCTTTTTTTAATCCAACTTTCTCAAATCCTTGTGCTTGGAAAAGCTTGATACTGGTTTCGTTCTCTTCTGAAATATTACAATATAATTGATGTAAACCTAAATGGCTAAAACTATATTTTACTAATAATTGTAAAGCTTCACTTCCGTAACCCTTTCTCCTATCTACTTCCGCTTTAATCAAAATACCAACGCCTGCTCTACCGTTTTTAAAATCGAAATCGAATAAATCGATTAAACCCAAAGTATCGTTTTTATAATTACAAATCACCAAGCGCAGTTGTTTAACCTCAAAAATATCTTTTTGTGAATGCTCTAAGTATTGCTTAATTAGATATCTTGAATACGGTGTTTGGGTATTGCTAATTTCCCAGATCGATTCGTCGTTTTCTATAGCATATACAAATTCCAAATCTTCAGGTTCTAAAGCTCTTAAAAAAATGTTATTTCCTTTTAAGGTAATCATATTGTTCCTTGATATACTAATTTCGCGGGACCAATTAACCAGACCTCATTGTAAACCCCTTTTTGAGCCTTAAAAGAGACCTGTAAATCACCACCTTGCGTTTGCACAGTTATAAGATTTTTTTCTGTTTCTCCCAAATAATGCATCGCTAAAGAAACCGCTGTAACCCCAGTTCCGCAGGACAAGGTTTCGTCTTCTACACCGCGCTCGTAAGTTCTAACTTTAAAAATAGAATCGCTTATTTTTTGAACAAAATTTACATTAGTTCCAGCTTTATTATACGGTGCTCCGTAACGTATTTTAGCTCCTTCGGTTTTTATATCGAAATCATTAATATTATCTTCGAATTGCACATGATGAGGCGATCCAGTGTTTAAAAACACATGGTGATCGTGTTTTTCCACTATATTCACATATTGCATTTGCAGTTTTACAATTTCGCCTGAAATAGTTGCATGATGCAAGCCGTCTACAGCCTCAAAAGTTGCTTTGTCTTCTATAATACCGAGCTGCTTAGCAAAAGCTACTAGACATCGACCACCATTGCCACACATAGAACTCGGGTTGCCGTCGGCATTAAAATACACCATTTTAAAATCTAAGGTGTCGTGATTTTCTAAGAGAATAAGTCCGTCACCCCCTATGCCAAAACGTCTGTCGCATAAAAAAGCAATGTGTTTGGTATTGTTTTTGTTGAATGATTGTTGACGATTATCAATCATCACAAAATCATTTCCAGTTCCTTGATATTTATAAAAAGCTTGCGGTATCATCATAACGTGACAAATATATAAATAAAGATGCTTTTAAAAAGAGAATTAGTAAATGTAAGCCTAAAAAAGTGCATACATTTAACTTAAATATCGCCAAAGTCATACAGCCTACGCTAATAAAAAAGTATCGAATTACTTAAATTGGTTTTGATTGTTAAATAGCCGTTAAAAAAGGCGTTAAAAACCGTTAAATTTAAACGATTAACCCTTTTAAACTTATAATTTTAGTTTTAAAAACATACGCTATTTGTTGTTCTCTTGAGGTTTGTTAAACAAACAGCAATAGTTTAAATGTCATTAATAAAAATTTAAAGAAATGAAGAAAATTTTAACTTTAGTATTAGTATCGGCATTAGGTGGGATGTTAACACTTGGTGCATATAAATTGTTTTTTGAACCAGAGCAAAGTACTATCGTAGCCACCAACGATGTTAAACCCACTTTTTTACCCGCAAACAATGTAAGCCGAGTGTACAATATCGAAGAGGCTGCAAATTTTGTTAAAGCTGCCGAGAATACTGTAAATGCAGTTGTGCACGTTAAAAACGTATCGATTAGTAGCGGTCAAATGACTTTACAGGATTTGTTTTTGGGTAGGAGTTCACACCGAAAACAACTAGGTACTGGCTCTGGTGTTATTATAAATGCCGATGGTTATATTATAACAAATAACCATGTGATTAAAAATGCGCACGAACTATCGGTCACCTTAAACAATAATAAAACCTATGTTGCCGAATTGATTGGTGCCGATTCAAAAACA
Encoded here:
- the mltG gene encoding endolytic transglycosylase MltG yields the protein MYIKKILLTLVFIGLVAAAFFGYYVYTVMFKPNTAFNNETAYIYIKSTDTYTDVREQLKPLLKNIDKFDALAKRKKYVNHIKAGRYAIKNGMNNNDIINSIRSANLPIKLSFNNQDSLEKLAGRVAAQIEADSIALLNAMKNKDFLAENGFNESTALGLYIPNSYEFFWNTSAEKFTNRMLKEYNRFWNGSRKAKAKAIGLSQDEVMALASIVYEESKQPSEQPRIAGVYMNRIRIGMPLQADPTLKFAAYKLPQYQGTIIKRVLNVHKAIDSPYNTYKYVGLPPGLIAMPDISAIDAVLNFETHKYLYFAADAKRIGYHKFAKTLSQHNANAREYHKYLNAQGIMR
- a CDS encoding GNAT family N-acetyltransferase — translated: MITLKGNNIFLRALEPEDLEFVYAIENDESIWEISNTQTPYSRYLIKQYLEHSQKDIFEVKQLRLVICNYKNDTLGLIDLFDFDFKNGRAGVGILIKAEVDRRKGYGSEALQLLVKYSFSHLGLHQLYCNISEENETSIKLFQAQGFEKVGLKKEWNYVNGSYKNEYLFQLIHK
- the dapF gene encoding diaminopimelate epimerase; its protein translation is MPQAFYKYQGTGNDFVMIDNRQQSFNKNNTKHIAFLCDRRFGIGGDGLILLENHDTLDFKMVYFNADGNPSSMCGNGGRCLVAFAKQLGIIEDKATFEAVDGLHHATISGEIVKLQMQYVNIVEKHDHHVFLNTGSPHHVQFEDNINDFDIKTEGAKIRYGAPYNKAGTNVNFVQKISDSIFKVRTYERGVEDETLSCGTGVTAVSLAMHYLGETEKNLITVQTQGGDLQVSFKAQKGVYNEVWLIGPAKLVYQGTI